In Dolichospermum flos-aquae CCAP 1403/13F, the following proteins share a genomic window:
- a CDS encoding ArnT family glycosyltransferase: protein MFFKSPLIILIIQLIRLFWQLPYPKLLIWLLPLLLFTSGETSLMAHDETLYALRARQMLETGDWVSPWGNPHHKTPGFYWLIAIFYQLFGVSDTTARIPTMIAGILSIFVIYKVGEILLSQELAFLGIMILNVAFLWLQYCRLATPDVPTILLVFMGIFSLLKSDIDPRKRYFYGFITGLSFGLGFLMRSLMIFLPMIALLPYLIIDHRRHRHLTNPMLYLGFLVGLIPSLIWLYFSWLRYGSDSIGALLGFVIELGSHEQHKNGIFFYVWNLALKSFPWLFFSLLGLVLVRRRSISKYPLILIGFPVVLFTELSIFSTRFSHYSLGLYPFIAFLAAVGLDWLGKIYQKGFDDQYSSHKIVYLPRNISYAWGILGVILVLAGTGILIWGEVDIHKYAILGIYSGFGSLIVPLIWIGNFHYHHKFLTSRYWLGGLLISCWLSLATAGNLGLLGDFNPNFRVFYQQESINKILHNHPINFVKGTGFNDKESLLIYFYTPQYGKSVDSISQLPIFSYAWIYQPSFVKLPIPYRIIGSFKDYQLIQILSANNSDK, encoded by the coding sequence ATGTTTTTTAAATCACCCCTAATTATTTTGATTATCCAATTAATTCGGCTATTTTGGCAATTACCATATCCCAAGTTGTTAATTTGGCTACTTCCTTTGTTGTTATTTACTTCTGGGGAAACCAGTCTCATGGCTCATGATGAAACCCTTTATGCGTTAAGAGCCAGACAAATGTTGGAAACTGGTGACTGGGTATCTCCTTGGGGTAATCCTCATCATAAAACCCCTGGTTTTTATTGGTTAATTGCTATTTTTTATCAGCTATTTGGTGTTAGTGATACAACTGCGCGAATACCGACAATGATTGCGGGAATTTTGAGCATATTTGTTATTTATAAAGTTGGGGAAATTTTACTATCTCAAGAATTAGCATTTTTGGGAATTATGATTTTAAATGTAGCATTTTTGTGGTTACAATATTGTCGGTTAGCCACACCAGATGTCCCAACTATCTTATTAGTATTTATGGGAATTTTCTCCCTATTAAAATCTGACATAGATCCTCGAAAACGATATTTTTATGGTTTTATAACTGGGTTAAGTTTTGGCTTAGGCTTTTTAATGAGAAGCTTAATGATTTTTTTACCAATGATAGCATTATTACCTTATTTAATTATAGATCATCGCCGTCATCGTCATTTAACTAACCCCATGTTGTATTTAGGGTTTTTAGTGGGTTTAATTCCTAGCTTAATTTGGCTTTATTTTAGTTGGTTGCGTTATGGTAGCGATAGTATTGGGGCTTTATTGGGATTTGTCATAGAACTAGGTAGTCATGAACAACATAAAAATGGCATTTTCTTTTATGTGTGGAATCTAGCTTTAAAATCTTTTCCTTGGTTATTTTTTAGTTTATTAGGTTTAGTATTAGTCAGACGGCGTTCAATTTCTAAATATCCATTAATATTAATCGGGTTTCCTGTTGTCTTATTTACTGAATTGAGTATATTTTCTACTCGTTTCTCTCATTATAGTCTTGGCCTTTATCCATTTATTGCTTTTCTAGCTGCGGTGGGTTTAGATTGGTTAGGAAAAATTTACCAAAAAGGATTTGATGATCAATATTCATCTCACAAGATAGTTTATTTACCCAGAAATATTAGTTATGCTTGGGGAATATTAGGCGTTATTTTAGTTTTAGCTGGAACAGGTATTTTAATTTGGGGTGAAGTAGATATTCACAAATATGCAATTCTAGGAATATATTCTGGTTTTGGCAGCTTAATTGTACCATTAATCTGGATAGGTAATTTTCACTATCACCACAAGTTTTTGACTTCTCGTTATTGGCTAGGTGGATTATTAATTAGTTGTTGGTTATCTCTAGCTACAGCGGGTAATTTAGGTTTATTAGGTGATTTCAACCCGAATTTTAGAGTATTTTATCAACAAGAATCAATTAATAAAATTTTGCATAATCATCCTATTAACTTTGTCAAAGGAACAGGATTTAATGATAAAGAATCTCTGTTAATTTACTTTTATACACCCCAGTATGGTAAAAGTGTAGATTCAATTTCTCAGTTACCTATTTTTAGTTATGCTTGGATTTATCAACCAAGTTTTGTTAAGTTACCAATACCTTATCGGATTATTGGTAGTTTTAAAGATTATCAATTAATTCAGATTTTATCTGCAAATAATTCTGATAAGTGA
- a CDS encoding XisI protein → MEKIEQYRGYIQNLLIEYAQGSPSDEEVETQLIFDQERDHYQVVYTGWKNRHPMYGCVLHLDIKNGKIWIQQNGTEIGIADELVKLGVPKEDIVLAFHEPLMRQYTGFAVG, encoded by the coding sequence ATGGAAAAAATAGAACAATATCGTGGGTATATCCAAAATTTATTAATTGAATATGCCCAGGGAAGTCCATCGGATGAAGAAGTAGAAACACAACTCATTTTTGATCAAGAAAGAGATCATTATCAGGTTGTTTATACGGGTTGGAAAAATCGCCACCCGATGTATGGTTGTGTTTTACATCTTGATATCAAAAACGGCAAAATTTGGATACAACAGAATGGAACTGAAATTGGTATTGCCGATGAATTAGTTAAATTAGGTGTACCAAAAGAAGATATTGTCTTAGCTTTTCATGAGCCTTTGATGAGACAATATACAGGCTTTGCAGTTGGTTAA
- a CDS encoding ABC transporter substrate-binding protein: MTENHLTRRNFITGIGATTAGMILSSCNVSGDRSAKGLTEEALAVTPVVKSQDLEKSDITVGYVPVNDCAPFAIAWKKGFFRKYGLNVTLNREASWATSRDGLIFGRLDASPVVSGAVTNARIGAEGARHAPLCAAMTIHRHGNAMTMSKDMWDYGIRPWFEYQQKYGDGALEAFGRDFRGYFDKQPPEKKVWAVVLSSAIYEYFARYLSAAAGVDPLKEFRVIIVSPPQMVTNMRIGAMEAYMVAEPWNTRAITGNEGIGFTFAQGKEIWQGHPDRLLGVMESFIVNYPKTYRSLVKAMIEACQYCGKPENRQEIAELLTQRSFTGAKPKKPGVPITKFTGPGIIGNYNYGGFDGKDRTIKADDTTIFYDLPNSIPHEKGEHSTFLWRSRSLWLMTQAARWGQIKEIPKNAEEVAAKGWRTDLYREIAAEMGIECPQDDDKVEPPEAFIDKKGFDPSDPVGYLNSFDIRANAPSQFFMS, encoded by the coding sequence ATGACTGAAAATCATTTAACTCGCAGGAATTTTATTACGGGAATAGGTGCGACAACTGCGGGAATGATATTATCATCCTGTAATGTTTCTGGAGATAGGTCTGCTAAGGGACTCACAGAAGAAGCTTTAGCGGTGACACCTGTAGTTAAATCCCAAGATTTAGAAAAATCGGATATTACTGTTGGTTATGTTCCTGTTAATGATTGTGCGCCATTTGCGATCGCTTGGAAAAAAGGATTTTTCCGCAAATATGGTTTAAATGTCACACTCAACCGCGAAGCCAGTTGGGCTACTTCCCGCGACGGCTTAATTTTTGGTCGTCTCGACGCTTCCCCCGTCGTTTCTGGTGCTGTTACCAACGCTAGAATAGGGGCTGAAGGGGCGCGTCATGCTCCCTTGTGTGCAGCAATGACCATTCACCGTCATGGTAACGCTATGACCATGAGTAAGGATATGTGGGACTATGGCATCCGTCCTTGGTTTGAATATCAGCAAAAATACGGTGATGGGGCTTTGGAAGCCTTTGGGCGGGACTTTCGCGGCTATTTTGACAAACAACCCCCGGAAAAGAAAGTTTGGGCTGTAGTCCTCAGTTCTGCCATTTATGAATACTTTGCTCGCTATCTTTCTGCTGCTGCGGGTGTTGATCCTTTAAAGGAATTTCGGGTAATCATTGTTTCTCCACCGCAAATGGTGACAAACATGAGAATTGGGGCAATGGAAGCTTACATGGTTGCTGAACCTTGGAACACTAGAGCAATTACAGGTAATGAAGGTATCGGTTTTACCTTTGCCCAAGGTAAGGAAATTTGGCAAGGACACCCAGATAGACTCCTGGGAGTAATGGAATCTTTTATTGTCAATTATCCCAAAACTTACCGTTCTTTGGTGAAAGCAATGATCGAAGCTTGTCAATATTGTGGAAAACCCGAAAATCGCCAAGAAATAGCCGAATTACTCACACAACGTTCTTTCACTGGGGCAAAACCCAAAAAGCCGGGTGTCCCTATTACTAAGTTTACTGGACCGGGAATTATTGGCAATTATAATTATGGTGGTTTTGATGGTAAAGACAGAACTATCAAAGCAGATGATACCACAATTTTTTATGATCTTCCTAATAGTATTCCCCACGAAAAAGGAGAACATTCCACATTTTTATGGCGTTCTCGCAGTCTTTGGTTAATGACTCAAGCAGCCCGGTGGGGACAAATCAAAGAAATTCCTAAAAACGCCGAAGAAGTAGCTGCAAAAGGTTGGAGAACCGATTTATATCGAGAGATAGCGGCAGAAATGGGAATTGAATGTCCCCAGGATGATGACAAAGTTGAACCCCCGGAAGCATTTATAGATAAAAAAGGATTTGATCCTAGTGATCCTGTAGGATATCTCAATAGTTTTGATATTCGTGCTAACGCTCCTTCTCAGTTTTTCATGTCTTAA
- a CDS encoding class I SAM-dependent methyltransferase — protein MLLQPSQRIKLDESDDLLFYSYPRFVTHVDEGFIQQLTDLYRQRLQSNTRILDLMSSWVSHLPTDIDFAHVAGHGLNAEELARNPQLNHYFVQNINTNPQLPFPDQDFDAVINCVSVQYIQYPEAIFSEIHRILKPGGIAIISFSNRMFFQKAIQVWRDGSEAFRVELVKGYFASVPGFTTPEVICSKSAAPGFLQWLGVPGGDPLYAVIAQRLA, from the coding sequence ATGCTCCTGCAACCAAGTCAACGCATTAAATTAGATGAATCGGATGATCTGTTATTCTATAGTTACCCTCGCTTTGTCACTCATGTAGATGAGGGTTTTATTCAACAATTAACTGATTTATATCGTCAGCGACTGCAATCAAATACTCGTATTCTTGATTTGATGAGTAGTTGGGTATCGCATCTACCCACAGATATAGATTTTGCTCATGTAGCAGGACATGGACTAAATGCTGAAGAATTAGCCCGAAATCCCCAGTTAAATCATTACTTTGTCCAAAATATCAACACAAATCCCCAGTTACCTTTTCCAGATCAAGACTTTGATGCTGTTATTAACTGTGTTTCTGTGCAATATATCCAATACCCAGAGGCTATATTTTCGGAAATACACCGCATTCTTAAACCCGGTGGGATAGCAATTATTAGTTTTTCTAACCGGATGTTTTTTCAAAAGGCAATTCAAGTCTGGCGAGACGGTTCCGAAGCTTTTAGGGTAGAATTGGTCAAAGGCTATTTTGCCTCAGTTCCTGGATTCACCACCCCAGAAGTGATTTGCTCAAAGTCAGCAGCACCAGGTTTTTTACAGTGGTTGGGGGTACCAGGCGGAGATCCTTTGTATGCGGTGATAGCTCAACGTCTTGCGTAG
- the ntrB gene encoding nitrate ABC transporter permease, giving the protein MILQLNIAAIFAVAGQTVWRKAKLVIFQDTFLFPALGCLGIILLWWIVALANHELMPTPPEALIANWDYILHPFYERGPGDLGIGWLLLASLRRVILGFGLGALVAIPLGFLIGMSRPAMLAFNPIIQIFKPVSPLAWLPISLSLFNLADPSAIFVIFITSLWPTIINTALGVSNVPKDYLDVAQVLGMNRWGQITKIILPASLPYIFTGLRISLGIAWLVIVAVEMLTGGVGIGFFVWDEWSRLNLSSVFLAVFVIGLTGLILDYGVGKLQELVTHRSGS; this is encoded by the coding sequence ATGATATTGCAACTAAATATAGCTGCCATTTTTGCAGTTGCGGGACAAACTGTTTGGAGAAAAGCCAAACTTGTAATTTTTCAAGATACTTTTTTATTCCCAGCATTAGGCTGTTTAGGAATTATTTTATTGTGGTGGATAGTAGCATTAGCTAATCATGAATTAATGCCCACACCACCAGAAGCTTTAATTGCTAATTGGGACTATATCTTACATCCATTCTATGAAAGAGGTCCCGGTGATTTAGGCATTGGTTGGTTATTATTAGCAAGTTTACGGCGGGTAATATTAGGATTTGGTTTGGGTGCATTAGTCGCCATTCCCTTGGGATTTTTGATCGGAATGTCCAGACCGGCAATGCTGGCTTTTAATCCCATTATTCAGATTTTTAAACCAGTATCACCACTGGCTTGGTTGCCCATTTCTTTATCTCTGTTCAATTTAGCAGATCCTTCCGCTATTTTTGTGATTTTCATTACGTCGCTGTGGCCAACTATTATTAATACAGCGTTGGGAGTTTCTAATGTTCCTAAAGATTATTTAGATGTAGCACAAGTCTTGGGAATGAACCGCTGGGGACAGATTACCAAAATTATTTTACCTGCAAGTTTGCCCTATATTTTTACAGGTTTGCGAATTAGTTTGGGGATAGCTTGGCTGGTAATTGTGGCTGTAGAAATGCTCACTGGTGGGGTAGGAATAGGATTTTTTGTTTGGGACGAATGGAGTCGTTTAAATCTGAGTTCTGTATTTTTAGCCGTGTTTGTAATTGGCTTAACTGGGTTGATTTTAGATTACGGTGTGGGAAAACTTCAAGAGTTAGTTACTCACCGTTCAGGAAGTTAA
- a CDS encoding NYN domain-containing protein has product MLHLPLNTETVQKQDSVAIFCDFQNVGLITKNADLLLDFAKMQGIIKWKNFYYNSLHKSQVDAKNKFELLGFNCVDIPDNSKNSADKQLNKECCRTVAVNPLLKTIILVSGDWDFAGLITILKAMGKKVIVFAQKGSASPRLINLVGDENFYLIDNLPKLVQKRNQPQITNIHAQISYNEAVECLKKAIKKAVTQGKPTNYSYLSKLMRQLLPKYQGVPSISTPNGKKIKTFTQFVDMVVKEGRIIRQNQDLFLE; this is encoded by the coding sequence ATGCTTCATCTACCTTTGAACACCGAAACAGTTCAAAAACAAGACTCTGTTGCCATTTTTTGTGACTTTCAGAATGTCGGTTTAATCACAAAAAATGCTGATTTATTGCTTGATTTTGCGAAAATGCAGGGAATTATAAAATGGAAGAATTTTTACTATAATTCCCTGCACAAAAGTCAAGTTGATGCTAAAAATAAATTTGAATTACTTGGTTTTAATTGTGTAGATATTCCTGATAATTCAAAAAATAGTGCAGATAAGCAACTTAATAAAGAATGTTGCAGAACAGTTGCTGTTAATCCTTTGCTAAAAACGATTATTCTTGTTTCAGGAGATTGGGATTTTGCTGGATTAATTACAATTCTCAAAGCTATGGGAAAAAAAGTAATTGTTTTTGCTCAAAAAGGTAGTGCAAGTCCAAGATTAATCAACCTGGTTGGAGATGAGAATTTCTATTTAATAGACAATTTACCTAAATTAGTTCAGAAAAGAAATCAACCTCAAATAACTAATATCCATGCTCAGATTAGTTATAATGAAGCTGTAGAATGTTTGAAAAAAGCTATTAAGAAAGCAGTCACTCAAGGTAAACCTACAAACTACAGCTATCTTAGTAAATTGATGCGTCAACTTTTGCCTAAATATCAAGGTGTTCCTTCTATTTCCACACCTAATGGCAAAAAAATCAAAACCTTTACACAATTTGTTGATATGGTTGTCAAGGAAGGTAGAATCATCAGACAAAATCAGGATTTATTTTTAGAATAA
- the rnc gene encoding ribonuclease III, whose translation MHKLLTFNNEKLLRQALTHRSYVNENPGEGEHNERLEFLGDAILNFLSGEYLYEKFAEKGEDELTRLRSALVEEKQLAKFAIEVGLDFRMRLGKGTIRDGGFQNPNLLSSTFEAVIGAYYLDNNRNVEPLREIVKILFNDASKHIVEIRSNVDSKNRFQELVQAKGITNPPKYVTEQIGGPSHAPEFRAKVLVEGKEKGEGKGKNKKEAEKAAAEDALAKWKNQVY comes from the coding sequence ATGCACAAACTTCTCACATTCAATAACGAAAAACTTTTGCGTCAAGCACTTACCCATCGTTCCTATGTTAACGAAAACCCCGGAGAAGGGGAACATAACGAGCGCTTAGAATTTCTCGGTGATGCTATTCTCAATTTTTTAAGCGGTGAATATCTCTATGAAAAGTTTGCTGAAAAAGGAGAAGATGAATTAACTCGTCTTCGTTCCGCATTAGTAGAAGAAAAACAACTGGCAAAATTTGCTATAGAAGTAGGTTTAGACTTTAGAATGAGATTAGGAAAAGGAACAATTAGAGATGGCGGTTTTCAAAATCCTAACTTACTAAGTAGTACATTTGAGGCTGTAATTGGCGCTTACTATTTAGATAATAATCGTAATGTTGAACCACTCCGTGAGATTGTTAAAATATTATTTAATGATGCCTCAAAACACATTGTAGAAATCCGTTCTAATGTAGATTCCAAAAATCGGTTTCAAGAATTGGTACAAGCTAAAGGTATCACAAATCCCCCTAAGTATGTAACGGAACAAATAGGGGGACCATCTCACGCGCCAGAATTTAGAGCTAAAGTATTAGTAGAAGGTAAAGAAAAGGGAGAAGGTAAAGGAAAGAATAAAAAAGAAGCCGAAAAAGCTGCTGCTGAAGATGCGTTAGCGAAATGGAAAAATCAGGTTTATTAG
- a CDS encoding XisH family protein, protein MSAKDIFHDAVRKGLEKESWVITDDPLRIRSGRVDMQIDLGAERIIAAEKGEEKIAVEIKSFVSSSNISEFHTALGQFLNYRLALKKQQPDRFLYLAVPQGVYETFFNLPFIEEVIDHFQLSLLIYDPNNEVISLWKK, encoded by the coding sequence ATGTCTGCTAAAGATATTTTTCATGATGCTGTTAGGAAAGGATTAGAAAAAGAGAGTTGGGTAATCACAGATGATCCTTTGAGAATTCGCTCAGGTAGGGTTGATATGCAAATTGATTTGGGTGCAGAAAGAATCATAGCTGCTGAGAAAGGAGAAGAAAAGATCGCGGTTGAGATTAAAAGCTTTGTTAGTTCCTCAAATATTTCTGAATTTCATACAGCCTTGGGTCAATTTCTTAACTATCGTCTTGCTTTGAAAAAACAACAGCCTGATCGTTTTTTATATTTAGCAGTTCCGCAGGGGGTTTATGAAACCTTTTTTAACTTGCCATTTATAGAAGAAGTTATTGACCATTTTCAATTAAGTTTACTAATTTATGATCCAAATAATGAGGTGATTTCACTATGGAAAAAATAG
- a CDS encoding 3'(2'),5'-bisphosphate nucleotidase CysQ family protein, which yields MKDLSEILTIARSVGWGAASLLSSYYHGTIAAPNLDIQYKDNEPVTVADLAVSEYILSQLQAAFGNEDFGYISEETHKSEQGKNPAEWVWIIDPLDGTRDFINKTGEYAIHIALVQGTQTMLAVVAVPETQKLYYATRGSGTFIETTTGSVPVRLNSHKNIQDLILVVSRSHRNDRLEYLLQHLPCQNQKAIGSVGCKIAAIVEQQADVYISLAGKSAPKDWDMAAPELILTEAGGKFTHFDCTPLKYNTGDIHQWGELLASNAQNHEELCQEAQSILTRFASN from the coding sequence ATGAAAGACTTATCCGAAATATTAACAATTGCGCGGTCAGTTGGTTGGGGTGCAGCCAGTCTCCTCAGTTCTTATTATCATGGTACTATCGCTGCACCAAATTTAGATATTCAATATAAAGACAATGAACCCGTTACAGTTGCAGATTTGGCTGTTAGTGAATATATCTTGTCACAGCTACAAGCCGCTTTCGGGAATGAAGACTTTGGATATATCAGCGAAGAAACTCATAAATCAGAACAGGGAAAAAATCCCGCTGAGTGGGTATGGATAATTGATCCATTAGATGGGACAAGAGACTTTATCAACAAAACTGGAGAATATGCCATTCATATTGCCTTAGTGCAAGGAACACAGACAATGTTAGCCGTCGTGGCAGTTCCAGAGACACAAAAGTTGTATTATGCCACCAGAGGCAGTGGGACTTTTATCGAAACCACAACTGGTTCTGTGCCTGTGCGACTTAACTCCCATAAAAATATCCAAGATCTAATTTTGGTTGTTAGTCGCTCACACCGCAACGATAGGTTAGAATATCTCTTACAGCACTTGCCCTGTCAAAATCAAAAAGCGATTGGTAGCGTCGGTTGCAAAATTGCGGCAATAGTTGAACAGCAAGCAGATGTTTATATTTCCCTTGCCGGTAAATCCGCACCGAAAGACTGGGATATGGCTGCTCCCGAACTTATATTAACGGAAGCAGGTGGCAAGTTTACCCATTTTGACTGCACGCCATTAAAATACAACACCGGCGACATTCATCAATGGGGGGAATTACTGGCGAGTAATGCTCAAAATCATGAGGAACTATGTCAAGAAGCACAAAGCATTCTCACACGGTTTGCTTCAAACTAA
- a CDS encoding GUN4 domain-containing protein, giving the protein MTDPMIVSGTTNDLDSLRQKLIAGSEKVQQQIIPQLADLGNDGLDVLKEFLLKRRDTPATWIDGKVYQVIYNTDAPTSQGFLQTNFPEGIVPLKSDCGISYNSLQKLLADQDFQAADLLTIQKMCEAAGPQAVKRKWLYFTEVESLPIQDLRTINQLWVVHSEGKFGFSVQREIWLGLSKNWVNLWPKIDWKNGNNWTRYPNGFTWDLSAPRGHLPLSNQLRGVRVMSSLLCHPAWNK; this is encoded by the coding sequence ATGACAGACCCAATGATTGTATCAGGCACTACAAATGATCTCGACTCCCTCCGCCAAAAGTTAATCGCTGGGTCCGAAAAAGTCCAACAACAAATCATCCCGCAGTTAGCTGACTTGGGTAATGATGGGTTAGATGTGTTGAAGGAATTTTTGCTGAAACGTCGTGATACCCCAGCAACTTGGATTGATGGCAAAGTCTACCAAGTCATCTACAATACTGATGCACCGACAAGTCAAGGATTTCTACAAACTAACTTTCCTGAAGGAATTGTACCTCTAAAATCGGACTGTGGGATCAGTTACAATTCTTTGCAAAAGCTACTTGCAGATCAAGATTTTCAAGCCGCGGACCTCTTGACAATTCAAAAGATGTGTGAAGCAGCAGGTCCCCAAGCGGTAAAAAGAAAATGGCTATACTTTACAGAAGTAGAAAGTTTACCAATTCAAGACTTACGCACCATTAATCAACTCTGGGTAGTTCACTCAGAAGGTAAATTTGGCTTTTCTGTCCAGCGCGAAATTTGGTTAGGTTTAAGTAAAAATTGGGTCAACTTGTGGCCAAAAATTGACTGGAAGAATGGTAATAACTGGACAAGATATCCTAACGGGTTCACCTGGGATTTAAGCGCTCCTAGAGGTCATCTACCCCTCTCTAATCAATTGCGTGGTGTGCGGGTGATGTCTTCTCTGTTGTGTCATCCTGCTTGGAATAAGTAG
- the rpsU gene encoding 30S ribosomal protein S21, whose protein sequence is MTQVVLGENEGIESALRRFKREVSKAGIFQDMRKKRHFETPLEKEKRKAIARHKQRRQQRSRFKR, encoded by the coding sequence ATGACACAAGTGGTCTTAGGTGAAAATGAAGGAATTGAATCGGCACTGCGAAGATTTAAGCGGGAAGTTTCCAAAGCGGGAATTTTCCAAGATATGCGGAAAAAGCGTCACTTTGAGACACCTTTAGAAAAAGAAAAGCGCAAAGCTATAGCTAGACACAAACAACGTCGTCAACAACGTTCTCGCTTCAAACGATAA
- a CDS encoding ABC transporter ATP-binding protein — translation MEYTVLKDHTSPESLPRNGFLEVENLVKSYPTQDKGKFTVLDNVNLTIGEDEYISVIGHSGCGKSTLLKIIGGFEKATSGSIRLDGKEIRKPGADRMMVFQNYSLLPWLTVRENIRLAVDEVLKNANRAEKISIVNEHLTMVNLTAAADKYPDEISGGMKQRVGIARALAIRPKMLLMDEPFGALDALTRGKLQRQVLDIWEHNRQAVMMITHDVDEAIYMSDRIILMTNGPSAKIGEILTVPFEHPRDRVAMRNSTEYFELRNHALNFLDQNFTPE, via the coding sequence ATGGAATATACGGTTTTAAAAGATCATACTTCTCCAGAAAGTTTACCCCGTAACGGATTTTTGGAAGTAGAGAATTTAGTTAAATCTTATCCAACCCAGGATAAAGGAAAATTCACAGTTTTAGATAATGTTAATTTGACCATTGGTGAAGATGAATATATTTCTGTTATTGGTCATTCTGGTTGTGGTAAATCCACATTATTAAAAATAATTGGTGGTTTTGAAAAAGCTACATCTGGTTCAATTCGCTTAGATGGTAAAGAGATTCGGAAACCAGGAGCAGATAGAATGATGGTATTTCAAAATTATTCATTATTACCTTGGTTAACAGTCCGTGAAAATATCCGTTTAGCAGTAGATGAAGTTTTGAAAAATGCTAATCGTGCCGAAAAAATCAGCATTGTCAATGAACACTTGACAATGGTAAACTTAACAGCAGCCGCAGACAAATATCCTGATGAAATTTCTGGAGGAATGAAACAAAGAGTGGGTATTGCGAGGGCTTTAGCAATTCGTCCCAAAATGTTATTAATGGATGAACCTTTTGGGGCTTTAGATGCTTTAACTCGTGGTAAATTACAACGTCAGGTATTAGATATTTGGGAACATAATCGGCAAGCTGTTATGATGATTACCCATGATGTTGACGAAGCAATTTATATGTCTGACAGAATTATTTTGATGACTAATGGACCATCTGCAAAAATAGGAGAAATTTTAACAGTTCCTTTTGAACATCCTAGAGATAGAGTGGCCATGCGGAACTCTACAGAATATTTTGAACTTCGCAATCATGCTCTTAATTTTCTGGATCAAAATTTCACACCAGAGTAG